One window of the Trifolium pratense cultivar HEN17-A07 linkage group LG2, ARS_RC_1.1, whole genome shotgun sequence genome contains the following:
- the LOC123906711 gene encoding vacuolar protein sorting-associated protein 55 homolog — MDDIPGYVRYCLNTGKLLFLAILVSGGIVLQILACALYNNWWPMLSAITYVLLPMPLLFFAGSDGSSIYSESDNSWVNFAKFLTGASTLGGIAIPSILKHAGVIGWAAFAMELSSFFVFVLAIYIVFPVAE; from the exons ATGGATGACATACCGGGATATGTACGTTACTGTTTGAACACAGGGAAGCTTCTCTTTTTAGCCATTTTGGTCTCAGGAGGAATCGTCTTGCAAATTCTG GCATGTGCTTTGTATAATAATTGGTGGCCGATGCTTAGTG CTATAACGTACGTGCTTCTTCCGATGCCTTTGCTGTTCTTTGCTGGGTCTGATGGTTCTTCAATATATTCTGAATCTGATAATAG CTGGGTGAATTTTGCCAAGTTCTTGACCGGAGCATCAACTCTCGGAGGCATTGCCATTCCGAGCATATTAAAACATGCCGGGGTGATTGGTTGGGCAGCCTTTGCAATGGAACTGTCTTCCTTCTTTGTGTTCGTATTAGCCATATATATTGTGTTTCCTGTGGCTGAGTGA
- the LOC123906713 gene encoding phosphoacetylglucosamine mutase-like, producing MNELQKSLILESSSRFLIPQGVKVSYGTAGFREDASILSSTVYRVGILAALRSLKTQSVIGVMITASHNKVSDNGVKIADPSGGMLSQDWEPFADELANAASPQQLLQLITEFVEKERIPFDGVRPAEILLGRDTRPSGEALLEAARQGVTSIVGAVASDMGILTTPQLHWMVRARNKGIKASEQDYFEQLSNSFRCLMDLIPTGQSKCDGMNDKLVVDGANGVGGAKLQILHKLLNVLDIEVRNSSQDEGVLNDGVGADYVQKEKVAPRGFGSKDAGIRCASLDGDADRLVYFSVLPESNAPIDLVDGDKILSLFAVFIREQLSFLNEKEDIKNFDKSRLGIIQTAYANGASTNYLKHLGLEVNLTPTGVKYLHEKAADFDIGIYFEANGHGTILFSETFIEWLEVRSNKLSSGSKGSEAEKAALRLLAVSKLINQAVGDALSGVLLVEVILKHMGWSIHRWNELYHDLPSRQLKVKVADRTSVVTANAETVVVRPPGLQEAINAETAKYTQGRCFVRPSGTEDVVRVYAEASTQEAADTLANCVAKLVDQFLG from the exons ATGAACGAATTACAAAAGTCTCTGATTCTGGAATCTTCTTCTCGCTTCTTGATTCCTCAAG gaGTGAAGGTATCGTACGGTACTGCGGGGTTTAGAGAAGATGCATCGATTCTATCGTCGACGGTGTATAGAGTTGGAATTCTGGCAGCTCTTAGATCGTTGAAAACACAGTCAGTGATCGGAGTTATGATTACTGCTTCACATAATAAGGTTTCTGATAATGGTGTTAAAATTGCTGATCCGAGTGGAGGTATGTTGTCTCAGGATTGGGAACCTTTCGCTGATGAACTTGCCAATGCTGCTTCTCCTCAACAACTTCTCCAG TTGATAACTGAATTTGTTGAGAAAGAAAGGATTCCATTTGATGGGGTCAGGCCAGCTGAAATACTTTTGGGGAGAGACACGAGGCCAAGTGGAGAAGCTTTGCTTGAAGCTGCTAGACAA GGAGTCACTTCAATTGTTGGAGCTGTTGCATCTGACATGGGAATTTTGACTACTCCACAACTACATTGGATGGTTCGTGCTAGAAATAAGGGAATAAAAGCGTCAGAGCAAGATTACTTTGAACAACTTTCCAACTCATTCAG GTGCTTAATGGATTTGATCCCGACTGGACAAAGCAAGTGTGATGGGATGAATGACAAATTGGTTGTGGATGGAGCTAATGGTGTTGGTGGAGCAAAACTTCAAATTCTTCATAAATTGTTGAATGTTTTAGATATTGAGGTTCGAAATAGCAGTCAAGACGAAGGTGTATTGAATGATGGAGTTGGTGCTGATTACGTGCAGAAAGAGAAGGTTGCTCCGCGCGGCTTTGGTTCTAAAGATGCTGGCATAAG GTGTGCTAGTTTGGATGGAGATGCTGATCGGCTTGTTTATTTTTCAGTACTACCTGAAAGCAATGCTCCAATTGATCTTGTTGATGGAGACAAAATACTGTCCCTGTTTGCTGTATTTATTAGGGAGCAACTAAGTTTTCTTAATGAGAAAGAAGACATAAAAAACTTCGATAAATCACGTCTTGGTATTATACAGACTGCATATGCAAACGGGGCTTCTACTAATTACCTTAAACATTTGGGACTCGAAGTCAATTTAACTCCCACTGGAGTGAAATATTTACATGAAAAAGCTGCTGATTTTGATATTGGTATATATTTTGAGGCAAATGGCCATGGAACTATCCTATTTTCGGAGACTTTCATAGAGTGGTTAGAGGTCAGAAGTAACAAGCTTTCTTCAGGATCCAAAG GTTCAGAAGCAGAAAAGGCTGCTTTGAGATTATTGGCAGTCAGTAAGTTGATCAACCAAGCAGTAGGAGATGCTTTGAGTGGAGTGCTCTTGGTGGAAGTCATATTGAAGCACATGGGATGGTCCATACATAGATGGAATGAACTTTATCATGATTTACCGAGTAGGCAGCTCAAG GTTAAAGTTGCTGACAGAACGTCCGTAGTTACAGCCAATGCAGAAACTGTGGTTGTGAGACCCCCTGGTTTGCAGGAAGCCATCAATGCAGAAACTG CGAAGTACACTCAAGGTCGATGCTTTGTCCGTCCATCAGGCACTGAGGATGTTGTTCGTGTATATGCCGAAGCATCAACTCAAGAAGCTGCAGATACCCTAGCCAACTGTGTGGCTAAACTTGTGGACCAGTTCTTAGGGTGA
- the LOC123906714 gene encoding vacuolar protein sorting-associated protein 55 homolog, with protein MDDIPGYVRYCLNTGKLLFLAILVSGGIVLQILACALYNNWWPMLSAITYVLLPMPLLFFAGSDGSSIYSESDNSWVNFAKFLTGASTLGGIAIPSILKHAGVIGWAAFAMELSSFFVFVLAILCFLWLSDEDSYSML; from the exons ATGGATGACATACCGGGATATGTACGTTACTGTTTGAACACAGGGAAGCTTCTCTTTTTAGCCATTTTGGTCTCAGGAGGAATCGTCTTGCAAATTCTG GCATGTGCTTTGTATAATAATTGGTGGCCGATGCTTAGTG CTATAACGTACGTGCTTCTTCCGATGCCTTTGCTGTTCTTTGCTGGGTCTGATGGTTCTTCAATATATTCTGAATCTGATAATAG CTGGGTGAATTTTGCCAAGTTCTTGACCGGAGCATCAACTCTCGGAGGCATTGCCATTCCGAGCATATTAAAACATGCCGGGGTGATTGGTTGGGCAGCCTTTGCAATGGAACTGTCTTCCTTCTTTGTGTTCGTATTAGCCATATTGTGTTTCCTGTGGCTGAGTGATGAAGATAGTTACAGTATGCTATGA